The following nucleotide sequence is from Chloracidobacterium validum.
TCAAGGCAGGCGTTGTGGATGGGAGCGCCATCGCGGAGGGCGATGTCGAGGCCTTGGCCAACATGCCGTCTCGTGAGGAGTTGCTCTCCCGGATCATGTTCTTGGTCAACTCCGGGGCACAGCGGATTGCCTCTGTGACGAGCGGCGTCGCTCGGAATGTGGCAGTGGTGACGGCTCAGGTGCGCGACCAAAAGGCCGAGTGATATTCACGGTTGCGTTGCGCCGTGAGCGTTACTCTCAGTGCGCGAGCCGTTGACGCAAGCGTGAGGCCCTGATGCCAACCAGTGCTGAGTGGTGAGCAGGCAAAGGCTCGGCGGAAAACAAATACATCTTGTGATTTCACGTTCTAGTTCAGAAAGGTAGGAACGACCATGTCGGAGAAGTTGACGGCCATTGTTGATCAAATTGGCTCACTGACCTTGTTGGAAGCGGCTGAGCTTGTCAAGCTGATGGAAGCGAAGTTCGGCGTGTCAGCCGCCGCTGCGGCCGTGGCCATGCCGGCGGCCGGCGGCGCGGCGGCCGGCGCGCCAGCCGCCCCAGCCGAGGAAGCCAAAGACGAGTTTGATGTGATTCTCACCGCGGCCGGTGGAAACAAGATCAATGTCATCAAGGTGGTTAGAGAAATTACCTCGCTTGGTCTCAAGGAAGCCAAAGACCTCGTGGATGGCGCGCCCAAGCCAGTCAAGAGTGGCATTCCAAAGGCCGAAGCCGAAGCCATCAAGGCCAAATTGACCGATGCCGGTGCGTCGGTTGAAATCAAGTAGGTGGGCGATCACTACTGTCCGGGTGATACAAGTCTTCACCATCCTCAAGCTGAGTCTGGGCGGATGGTGAACCTTTTATCTACGAATCGCCAGAGGTCGAAACGTAGTTTCGACCTCTTTGGCTAGCTTGGTTTTCCACCAGCCGGGTGTGCTTTGGCCAGTTAAGGGCGCTACCTAGCTTACTTTGCTGAATACACACGAGTGACATTGTCTTGTCATTTGAGTATCGTGTTGTCACTTGCTTGTATGAGCATACAAGCCAGCCCTCGTCGTAGTTTACCCTCTCCCCGGATCTCTTCGCTGAACAAGTCTCTTTTTGGCTCCCCTCTATCTCACTCGTATCAGGTGGACGCATTGGTGGCGGGCAAGGTGTTACGTGCCCGCTGGCATCGTTTTCATTCCTGATGCGGAAAGGCTCGTCTCTGGCTTATGTCGTCGCGTAATGGTAAGGAGACGCAAGCGCGTCACGATTTCTCAAAGATCAAGACGGCGATTCGCATTCCGAACCTGATTGAGGTTCAACGCGAGTCTTACTATCGCTTCTTACAAATGGACAAGTTGCCCGAAGAGCGTGAAAACATCGGTCTTCAGGCGGTTTTCAAATCAGTATTTCCCATCAAGGATTTCCGCGATACGGCCCAGTTGAGCTTCGTCGAATACTCGATCGGTGAGTGGAAGTGCAAGTGCGGTAAAAACGAAGGTTTGCAGTTTCTTCGCTCAAACTGTCATAACTGTGGTGCGGTGATTCAAGTCGATCCGCTGTCAGGTGAGGATGTGATTTGTCACGCCTGCGGCGCCGCCAACAAAAATATCGTCACGACTTGTGACGTGTGCGGCGAGCCCGTTGGACTCAAGCACAAATATGAAGTGCGTGAGTGCCAAGAGCGCGGCATGACCTATGCCGTTCCGCTCAAGGTCAAGATCCGCCTGACGCTCTGGGACAAAGACGAGGAAACTGGACAACGCAGCTTGCGTAACTTCCTCGATGAAGATGTCTATTTTGGCGACATTCCGCTCATGACCGACAACGGAACGTTCATCATCAACGGGACCGAGCGTGTCATCGTTTCGCAGCTTCACCGCAGCCCAGGCGTATTTTTTGAAAAATCACCGACCTATTTGGCAAAAGTCATCCCATACCGCGGGTCGTGGGTTGAGTTTGAGTATGACCAGAAAAATCTGCTTTACGTTCGGATTGACCGAAAGCGGAAGTTTCTAGCGACCATCTTTCTGCGCGCGCTGGCGCTCATTCAGAAGCTCGACTTGGAAGGCATCGAGCGGGGCGATTATACCGACGCGCAAATTGAAGAACGTATCAAGGCGACGACCTGCGCCGATGTAGAAATCCTCCGGCAGTTTTACAACGTGGCCAATATCGAAATTCGGGATGGCGTGCTGTGGTTCCCGGTGAATCCGCTCCTGCTGGACCTGCGCCTGACGAACGGCGTCAAGCATCCCGAAACCGGCGAGGTATTGCTGCGTCCAGGGCAGAAGGTTCTCCCGAAGCACCTGAGCACGTTCCGTGAAGCCGGCGTGACAATGATTCCAGTGAACACGCCAGACTTGCCCGGCGCGGTGGCCCTGTCTGATGTAGTGGACGCCGCGACTGGCGAGGTTGTGATTGAGTCCGGCACGGAGCTGACCGCGCGCGAGTACGAGAAGCTGTTTGCCGCGAACGTCGAAAGCTTTGAGATGTACTTCCCAGAGCGCGACGACATTGGGACAATTCTCCAGCAAACGCTCAAGAAAGACACCATTCGCCGGCCCGTGGACGCACTTCTAGAAATTTATCGCAAGATGCGTCCGGGTGATCCGCCCACTGTCATCACGGCGTGGAATCTGTTCCACGGGATGTTCTTTGACGCTCGAAAATTCGACTTCTCGCGCGTGGGTCGCCTCAAGTTCAACATCAAGATGGGGCATCCCGAACGGGCCAACCTGGATCAGCAAACCCTTTCGTCAAAGGATTTTGTGGATGTCATCACCTATTTGCTCAAGCTCCGCAAGGGGCGTGCCATTGGCCCAGATGGACGCGAGATGAACTACGACGCCGATGACATTGACCACTTGGGCAATCGGCGGGTGCGCGCCGTGGGCGAGCTGCTCGAGAACCAGTTTCGTTTGGGGTTGGTGCGCATGGAGCGGGCGATCAAGGAAAAGATGTCCATTCACCAGGAAATGCAACAAGCCATGCCGCGCGACCTAGTCAATGCCAAGCCCGTCATGGCGGCGGTACGCGAGTTTTTTGGCTCATCGCAGCTTTCGCAGTTCATGGACCAGACCAACCCGCTGTCAGAAATCACACACAAGCGGCGGCTTTCGGCGCTTGGCCCCGGTGGGCTGTCGCGCGAGCGGGCGGGCTTCGAGGTACGGGACGTTCACCCGACGCACTACGGCCGCATTTGCCCGATTGAAACGCCGGAAGGTCCCAACATCGGCTTGATTTCATCGCTATCGTGTTTTGCGCGGATCAATGAGTTTGGCTTTATCGAGTCGCCCTACCGCAAGGTGGAAAATGGGCGGGTGATTGAGTACGTCCGCATTACCAATGGCGGGGATACGGCGCTGCGGCCCGGGACGCACCTGCCGCTGGCCGACGCCGAGGCCGCCAACGCGGCGCTGGCGCCCGGTCAAAAGCCGGCCGAGTATGAAGCCTATCCCTTCTACCTGTCGGCCTGGGAAGAAGATAAACATACGATTGGGCAGGCGAATATCCACCTGAACGACAAGCTCGAAATCGTGGATGAGCGAGTATCATCCCGCAAGACCGGGGATTTCCGGGAAGTGTCACGTCACGATATCCAGTTCATGGATGTGTCGCCCAAACAGCTTGTGTCGGTGGCTGCCGCGCTCGTGCCTTTTTTGGAGCATGACGACGCCAACCGGGCGCTGATGGGGGCAAACATGCAGCGGCAGGCCGTGCCCCTCCTGCGCGCTGAAGCCCCGCTCATCGGCACCGGCATGGAGCGTGTGACGGCGCAGGATTCCGGGGCGGTGGTCATTGCGCGCCGGGATGGCATCGTGGATAGCGTTGATTCTGAGCGCATCATCATTCGCGTGGATACCAAGCAGCCGGGCACGCTCTCCCGTGAAGTGACCGCCGATATTTACCAGTTGGTCAAGTTCCGCCGTTCCAACCAGAGCACCTGCATCAACCAGAAACCAATCGTCCGCGTTGGGCAGCGGGTCAAAAAAGGCGATGTGCTGGCAGACGGGCCGTGCACTGACCAGGGGGAACTGGCGCTGGGGCGCAACGTCCTGGTGGCCTTCATGCCCTGGCGTGGATACAACTTTGAAGACGCCATCCTGATTTCACAAAAGCTCGTCCAGGAAGACGCCTACACCTCGATCCACATCGAAGAGCTTGAGATTGAAGCTCGTGACACAAAACTCGGTCCTGAAGAAATCACCCGCGATATTCCCAATGTCTCAGAGTCCAGCCTGCGTGACTTGGATGAGTCTGGGATCATTCGCATTGGGGCGCGCGTCAAGCCGGGTTCGATTCTGGTCGGCAAGGTCACGCCCAAGGGCGAAACGCAGCTTACGGCTGAGGAAAAGCTTCTTCGCGCCATTTTTGGTGAAAAGGCCGGCGACGTGCGCGATGCGTCACTGACCTGCCCGCCGGGCATCGAGGGGACGGTTGTTGACGTCAAGATTTTTACCCGCAAGGGACAGGAAAAGTGCAAACGGTCGCTCGCCATCGAAGAAGAAGAAGAAAGTCGCCTGCGCAAAAACCTCGATGACGAACGGCGCATTCTTGAAGACGAACGCAACAAGCGGATTTATGAAATCCTCGAGGGGCAAAAAGTCGCCAAGGATGTGCTCGTCAACAAGCGCGCGGTGCTGGGCAAAGGGGAAGTGCTGACGCTCGACTTTCTGAAGACGCTTGACTTGGCGACGCTCAAAAAAATCGAGCTTCAGAATCCGAAGATTGATGTCGCGGCCGAAATCAAGGAACTCGAAGACTTCACCAAGCGGCAGTTCAGCATCTTGCAGAAGCTTCACGAGGAAAAAGTTGAAAAGCTCAAGCGCGGCGACGAGTTGCCGCCGGGCGTCATCAAGATGGTCAAGGTCTTCGTCGCCATGAAGCGCAAGCTCTCAGTGGGTGACAAGATGGCCGGCCGGCACGGCAACAAGGGCGTCATTGCGCAGATTCTGGCCGAAGAGGATATGCCCTACCTCCCGGATGGGCGGCCGGTGGAAATCGTGCTCAATCCGCTGGGCGTGCCATCGCGGATGAACGTCGGGCAGATTCTCGAAACGCACCTAGGTTGGGCGGCGCATGTGCTGGGCGTGCGATTTGCCACGCCGGTCTTTGATGGCGCGTCCGAAGCCGAAGTCAAGCAAAAGCTGGCCGAGGCGGCGGCGCTGCGGGAGTCGCGCGGCGAGCTGCCGATGATCAACCAGTCGGGCAAGACGGTGCTTTACGATGGGATGACCGGTGAGCCGTTCGAACAGTTGGTCACGGTTGGCTACATCTACATGCTCAAGTTGTCCCACCTCGTGGACGACAAGATTCATGCTCGCTCGATTGGGCCATATTCGCTCATCACCCAGCAACCGCTGGGTGGCAAGGCGCAGTTTGGCGGTCAGCGGTTTGGAGAAATGGAAGTCTGGGCGCTTGAAGCCTATGGCGCGGCGCACATTCTCCAGGAACTCCTCACGGCGAAGTCCGATGACGTGGCCGGGCGCTCGAAGAGCTATGAGGCCATCGTCAAAGGGGAAACCGATTTCGATCCTGGCGTTCCAGAATCCTTCAACGTGTTGGTTCGTGAGCTACAGTCGCTGTGTCTGGACGTTGAACTCGTCAAGCGCTCGGACGAGTCAGACGGGACTTCTGCTGAGTCAGGCGCGGCGGTATCGCATCGCTGAGGACGGTCAACCCGTGGCGGTGCGGATGCGTTCTGGCACCGCCACCTTTGCTCACTTTGGAGGTCATCCATGTTCAGATATCAGGACA
It contains:
- the rpoB gene encoding DNA-directed RNA polymerase subunit beta, which produces MSSRNGKETQARHDFSKIKTAIRIPNLIEVQRESYYRFLQMDKLPEERENIGLQAVFKSVFPIKDFRDTAQLSFVEYSIGEWKCKCGKNEGLQFLRSNCHNCGAVIQVDPLSGEDVICHACGAANKNIVTTCDVCGEPVGLKHKYEVRECQERGMTYAVPLKVKIRLTLWDKDEETGQRSLRNFLDEDVYFGDIPLMTDNGTFIINGTERVIVSQLHRSPGVFFEKSPTYLAKVIPYRGSWVEFEYDQKNLLYVRIDRKRKFLATIFLRALALIQKLDLEGIERGDYTDAQIEERIKATTCADVEILRQFYNVANIEIRDGVLWFPVNPLLLDLRLTNGVKHPETGEVLLRPGQKVLPKHLSTFREAGVTMIPVNTPDLPGAVALSDVVDAATGEVVIESGTELTAREYEKLFAANVESFEMYFPERDDIGTILQQTLKKDTIRRPVDALLEIYRKMRPGDPPTVITAWNLFHGMFFDARKFDFSRVGRLKFNIKMGHPERANLDQQTLSSKDFVDVITYLLKLRKGRAIGPDGREMNYDADDIDHLGNRRVRAVGELLENQFRLGLVRMERAIKEKMSIHQEMQQAMPRDLVNAKPVMAAVREFFGSSQLSQFMDQTNPLSEITHKRRLSALGPGGLSRERAGFEVRDVHPTHYGRICPIETPEGPNIGLISSLSCFARINEFGFIESPYRKVENGRVIEYVRITNGGDTALRPGTHLPLADAEAANAALAPGQKPAEYEAYPFYLSAWEEDKHTIGQANIHLNDKLEIVDERVSSRKTGDFREVSRHDIQFMDVSPKQLVSVAAALVPFLEHDDANRALMGANMQRQAVPLLRAEAPLIGTGMERVTAQDSGAVVIARRDGIVDSVDSERIIIRVDTKQPGTLSREVTADIYQLVKFRRSNQSTCINQKPIVRVGQRVKKGDVLADGPCTDQGELALGRNVLVAFMPWRGYNFEDAILISQKLVQEDAYTSIHIEELEIEARDTKLGPEEITRDIPNVSESSLRDLDESGIIRIGARVKPGSILVGKVTPKGETQLTAEEKLLRAIFGEKAGDVRDASLTCPPGIEGTVVDVKIFTRKGQEKCKRSLAIEEEEESRLRKNLDDERRILEDERNKRIYEILEGQKVAKDVLVNKRAVLGKGEVLTLDFLKTLDLATLKKIELQNPKIDVAAEIKELEDFTKRQFSILQKLHEEKVEKLKRGDELPPGVIKMVKVFVAMKRKLSVGDKMAGRHGNKGVIAQILAEEDMPYLPDGRPVEIVLNPLGVPSRMNVGQILETHLGWAAHVLGVRFATPVFDGASEAEVKQKLAEAAALRESRGELPMINQSGKTVLYDGMTGEPFEQLVTVGYIYMLKLSHLVDDKIHARSIGPYSLITQQPLGGKAQFGGQRFGEMEVWALEAYGAAHILQELLTAKSDDVAGRSKSYEAIVKGETDFDPGVPESFNVLVRELQSLCLDVELVKRSDESDGTSAESGAAVSHR
- the rplL gene encoding 50S ribosomal protein L7/L12; the protein is MSEKLTAIVDQIGSLTLLEAAELVKLMEAKFGVSAAAAAVAMPAAGGAAAGAPAAPAEEAKDEFDVILTAAGGNKINVIKVVREITSLGLKEAKDLVDGAPKPVKSGIPKAEAEAIKAKLTDAGASVEIK